One window of the Triticum dicoccoides isolate Atlit2015 ecotype Zavitan chromosome 3B, WEW_v2.0, whole genome shotgun sequence genome contains the following:
- the LOC119279220 gene encoding lysine--tRNA ligase-like, translating to MADDGMDPTQYYHNRLGALAAQKAAGVNPYPHAFQPTVSVADYVHKYRDLADGEKLVDVTESMAGKIMSKRTSSSSLFFYDLHRGGAKVQVMADARTSELETPEEFSAFHSGAKAGGVVGVSGFPRKSNRGELSIFPAQFVVLSPCLHMLSRQPNRHRLVPPLPWAPGMPRNMESYALKDQETRYRRRYLDLMVNPEVRSVFMARARVVSFIRSFLDERGFLEVDTPMMNVVAGGAAARPFVTHHNDLNMKLYMRITPEFYLKQLVVGGLDRVYEIGRQFRNEGIDMTHNPEFTTCEFYMAYADYNDLMELTEEMLGGMVKELTGGYKVRYHVNGTDKPPIEIDFTPPFARIDMIKGLEDMANLNIPEEDLSSDDANEYLMEACARYDITCPLPHTTARLLDKLVGHFLEETCVNPTFIINHPEIMSPLAKSHRDEEARPGLTERFELFINKHEVCNAYTELNDPVVQRQRLEEQLRDRQHGDDEAMAMDETFCTALEYGLPPTGGCGLGIDRLTMLLTDSQNIKEVLLFPAMKPQDS from the coding sequence ATGGCGGACGACGGCATGGATCCCACGCAGTACTACCACAACAGGCTCGGCGCGCTCGCCGCGCAGAAGGCCGCCGGCGTCAACCCCTACCCGCACGCCTTCCAGCCCACCGTCTCCGTCGCCGACTATGTCCACAAGTACAGGGACCTGGCCGACGGGGAGAAGCTGGTGGACGTCACGGAGTCCATGGCTGGGAAAATCATGAGCAAGAGGACATCGTCCTCCAGTCTTTTCTTCTACGACCTCCACCGCGGCGGCGCCAAGGTCCAGGTCATGGCCGACGCCAGGACCTCGGAGCTGGAGACGCCCGAGGAGTTCTCCGCTTTCCACTCGGGCGCGAAGGCCGGCGGCGTCGTTGGCGTGTCTGGGTTCCCCCGGAAGAGCAACAGGGGCGAGCTCAGCATATTCCCTGCCCAGTTCGTCGTGCTCTCGCCCTGCCTGCACATGCTGTCGCGGCAGCCGAACAGGCACCGGCTCGTGCCGCCGCTGCCCTGGGCTCCCGGCATGCCCAGGAACATGGAGAGCTACGCCCTCAAGGACCAGGAGACACGGTACCGCCGACGATACCTTGATCTCATGGTGAACCCTGAGGTGAGGTCTGTCTTCATGGCGCGAGCCCGCGTCGTGTCCTTCATCCGCAGCTTCCTTGATGAGCGTGGGTTTCTGGAGGTGGACACCCCGATGATGAACGTGGTGGCCGGTGGCGCCGCCGCGAGGCCGTTCGTCACGCACCACAACGACCTAAACATGAAGCTGTACATGCGCATCACGCCGGAGTTCTACCTGAAGCAGCTCGTCGTCGGAGGGCTGGACCGCGTGTACGAGATCGGGAGGCAGTTCAGGAACGAAGGCATCGACATGACGCACAACCCCGAGTTCACGACGTGCGAGTTCTACATGGCCTATGCGGATTACAACGACCTGATGGAGCTGACGGAGGAGATGTTGGGCGGCATGGTGAAGGAGCTCACGGGCGGCTACAAGGTACGGTACCATGTCAACGGCACCGACAAGCCGCCTATCGAGATCGATTTCACGCCTCCGTTCGCGCGAATCGACATGATCAAGGGACTTGAGGACATGGCCAATCTCAACATACCGGAGGAGGATCTGTCGAGCGACGATGCCAACGAGTACTTGATGGAGGCTTGTGCCAGGTACGACATTACGTGCCCGCTTCCACACACGACGGCACGGCTGCTGGACAAGCTTGTCGGGCACTTCTTGGAGGAGACATGCGTGAACCCGACGTTCATCATCAACCATCCGGAGATCATGAGCCCGCTGGCCAAGTCCCACAGGGACGAGGAGGCCCGGCCTGGACTGACGGAAAGGTTTGAGCTGTTCATCAACAAGCATGAGGTGTGCAACGCCTACACGGAGCTCAATGACCCCGTTGTGCAGAGGCAGCGGTTAGAGGAGCAGCTCAGGGACCGTCAGCACGGTGACGATGAAGCGATGGCCATGGACGAAACATTCTGCACAGCCCTTGAGTACGGGCTGCCGCCAACCGGAGGCTGTGGTCTTGGGATTGATCGCCTCACCATGTTGCTGACGGATTCCCAGAACATAAAGGAGGTCCTCCTGTTCCCGGCCATGAAGCCTCAAGATAGCTAG